GGACCGGGCCGGGGGATTGCGCTGGTACGGGCTCGACGGCGTGGAACACACCGGCGGGCCGCTGGTCGACTTCGACGGGCTCGGGCGCCCGGACGATCGGCTGCTGGACGTCGACGGCAATGGGGTGGCCGACCGGGTGCTGTGCACCGGCGAGACCGGCGTGACCGGTTATGTGGATACCGACGGCGACGGACGGTGGGATGTCCGGTTATCCGATACCGACGGTGACGGGTCGGCAGACGGCGCGGCCCGCCTTTGACATGGTGTTTTACGGCTTTCGCGAATGGGTAAATCAACGCCTGTGCAGCAGGCAAACCATCTGAAGTGACAGACCCCGATCCCTGTCTACACTCTTATCCATATCCGGTCGGGGAGGCCGAGGAAATCGAGGGAGAAAAAAATGCCGAGTTCAACCGTTGTCACACCGGAACTGCTGCGCGCTTCACAGCAGAAGATCGAGTCGCGACTGCAAGAGGCAGCCGCCATTGCCAATCAATACCTGAGCGGCCACGAGAACGTCGTCAGCGCCGCCGGGTGGACCGGCCAGGCCGGGACGACGTCGCTGAACACCGCCGGCCAAATCCAGCACGATCTGCAGCAGATCATGACCGGCGGCAACCGGTTGGCGCACGGCCTCGGCAAGACGGCCACGCTGATGGAACACCACGAAGCCGATTCGGCCCACAACCTCAATGGTGTGTTCGGCGGAGTCCAGTCCACCTAAGTCGGCAACCCCAAAAGCCTAACTACCGTAAGGAATAACAAAAATGTCAGACCAGATCACCTACAACCACGCCGTCGTCAGCGGCCTCACCGGTGACATCGCAACCCAAGCCGCGCAATTGATGGAAATTCACGACGACGTGCTGCACATCACCCAGTCGCTGGCCGAGTTCTTCCAGGGCCAGGGCGCCACGTCGTTCTTCGACGCGCAACAGCAGATGCTGCACGGGTTGCAGGACATGATTCAAACCGTCAGCCTGCACGGGCACACGGTGGGCAATGTGCACGAGGCCGCCATAAACGCTGACAGTTTGACGGCCGGTTTCTTCAACCAGGCGTAGTCCCGGCTTGGCGGGGCGCACGTAAGCGTGCGCCCCGCACTTGGCTCTAAGGGAAGACCGTGCTGACCACCTCTCTAGACGGCCTCTGGGTCCTACAAGTACTCACCGGCATCGAGGTCCTGGCTCCCGAGATGGGGCTGCGACCGCATCTGCCCCGCGTCGAGCCCAAACACCAGGCGCTGGCACACCCGGTGACCGCGGAGCTGCGCGCCGCCGGGGCGATCGACGAAACCGACTCCGTCGACGGTGCGATCGTCGAATGGCTGACCGTGCTGTCGCGCCGCGACATCGGATTGCTGGTGCACTTCCGCCTGGCCGACGACGGCGAACCGGCGCGCGCATTGCTCGCCAGGTTCGCACACTGGTGGGTCGCCATCGAGCGATCCGGAGACCTGGTCCGGATCAGCGGGGCGGGCATCGCGAACAACGAGGGCACCGCCAGCGCGGCGCTCAACACACAAATCGAAAGACTATGCGGCGCAAATGATCCTGCGCCGCTGCGTCCGGTCACGCTGGACGCGGATGCGATGCGCGCCACCGCCACCGACGAGCGATCGCTGCACGAGTTCCTGGGCAGTCAAGGCCTCGATGCCGATCAGGTGCACATGCTGAAACTGGCCACCGATCCCAGCCGCTCGGCCCAGGCCTCGATCGTCGCCCTGCAGTCCGGGGTGGAAACCGGCCTGGCGACCCGGACCCACTTCGAACCGGGCGCAGTGACGATCATCGATACGACGGAAGGACGTGTCGTCGCCGAACAGGTTTCGTCCGGGGGCAAGAACTGGATGATCATCGCGCCGGGGACCAAGAACAACATCGGTACCGCGATCAACCATATGGTGCGGCGGCTTCCGGCCAACGAAGAATGGCATTCGTACCGAAAAGTCGTGTAGTCGAAAGGCAGTGCGAAAATGATAGCATCGGCATCGTGACGAATCCGTGGACGGGCTCATCCAATTCACCGGAACAGGGCGGACCGACGCGGCGAGAAGCGCCCGCCCCGCAGTACCAAAATCAAGATTCGGTGTCCGGAACATTACGCATTTCCGATATGGTCGCCCCGCGCAAAATTCCGCCCGGTGGAGGCTGGCGTAAATTCCTGTATCAGGTGTCGGGCCATGTCATCAACTTCGGCGAATCGCCGTCCGAAAGACACTATCGCGAGCTGCAGGAGCGCATCCGTCGTCACATCCGCAAGCAGTACGTGGTGGGGGTCGTCTCGGGAAAGGGTGGCGTCGGTAAGACCACGATGACCGCCTGCATCGGTGCGGTGTTCCGCGAATGCCGGCCCGAAAATGTCGTCGCGATCGACGCGGCCCCCGGCTTTGGCACGCTGGCGGGGCGGATCGATGAATCTCCGCCGGGCGACTACGCGGCGGTCCTCAACGACACCGACGTGCAGGGCTACGCCGATATCCGAGAACACTTGGGGCAGAACAGTCTTGGGCTCGACGTGCTGGCCGGCAACCGCGCGTCCGATCAGCCGCGGCCGTTAGTGGCCTCGATGTTCTCCGGAGTGCTGTCGCGGCTGCGCCGCACCCACACCGTGATCGTGGTGGACACCTCCGACGACCTCGAGCACCCCGTGATGAAAGCGGTGCTCGACGCGTGCGACACCCTGGTGTTCGTGTCCGGTCTCACCGCCGACACCTCGTTGCCGGTGACC
The Mycobacterium sp. 050128 genome window above contains:
- a CDS encoding MinD/ParA family ATP-binding protein; the protein is MTNPWTGSSNSPEQGGPTRREAPAPQYQNQDSVSGTLRISDMVAPRKIPPGGGWRKFLYQVSGHVINFGESPSERHYRELQERIRRHIRKQYVVGVVSGKGGVGKTTMTACIGAVFRECRPENVVAIDAAPGFGTLAGRIDESPPGDYAAVLNDTDVQGYADIREHLGQNSLGLDVLAGNRASDQPRPLVASMFSGVLSRLRRTHTVIVVDTSDDLEHPVMKAVLDACDTLVFVSGLTADTSLPVTRAIDLLRSMGYHELVSRSMVILNDSRDKYDAEARTYLTERFAQSGATVEFMPYDPFLAKGGIIDTRHELKKKTRLRIFEITAALADKYIPDADRPR
- a CDS encoding ESX secretion-associated protein EspG; its protein translation is MLTTSLDGLWVLQVLTGIEVLAPEMGLRPHLPRVEPKHQALAHPVTAELRAAGAIDETDSVDGAIVEWLTVLSRRDIGLLVHFRLADDGEPARALLARFAHWWVAIERSGDLVRISGAGIANNEGTASAALNTQIERLCGANDPAPLRPVTLDADAMRATATDERSLHEFLGSQGLDADQVHMLKLATDPSRSAQASIVALQSGVETGLATRTHFEPGAVTIIDTTEGRVVAEQVSSGGKNWMIIAPGTKNNIGTAINHMVRRLPANEEWHSYRKVV
- a CDS encoding pullulanase; protein product: MDYCLAGDNGAAMWHGQPDLDLDHDGRLESIALDFDHDGMRDDALADLDGDGLVDHAVLDLDNDGTPEAYFTDDGSGTWAVAMDRAGGLRWYGLDGVEHTGGPLVDFDGLGRPDDRLLDVDGNGVADRVLCTGETGVTGYVDTDGDGRWDVRLSDTDGDGSADGAARL
- a CDS encoding WXG100 family type VII secretion target — its product is MPSSTVVTPELLRASQQKIESRLQEAAAIANQYLSGHENVVSAAGWTGQAGTTSLNTAGQIQHDLQQIMTGGNRLAHGLGKTATLMEHHEADSAHNLNGVFGGVQST
- a CDS encoding WXG100 family type VII secretion target; amino-acid sequence: MSDQITYNHAVVSGLTGDIATQAAQLMEIHDDVLHITQSLAEFFQGQGATSFFDAQQQMLHGLQDMIQTVSLHGHTVGNVHEAAINADSLTAGFFNQA